The DNA sequence ACCAGGCCGCTCACACGTTTCTTTTTAAGACTCTCTGAGCTTTTGGATTGGGCTCAAGGTTTGGTTTCCTGGATGGAGCTCTGGTACACTCATGTTTGAAGTAAACTGCAGTGTTAAAGCATTCTTTTCCCCATTGGCAGTACTGTGGCGCTTCCAGCCTATGGTGCAGCCTGTGGCCCGGAGAGCACAGCTGTGCAGTGCTTTGCTCCCCAAACACAGGGACGAGAAAGAGACACCCATGAATCTCCCAGTATTACACCCGTGACATCACAGGCATTGACAAGCCCCACCGAAGATGGGTGATTATTAACTGTGTGTCTTGAGAAGTTTCCCAAAGACCATATCTGGTTCCACTTAAAATTTCTTCCTCATTGCTGTCTTGTTGAGTTTGTCCTTTTGACTGGTTACAAAAATCTAGGTTGAGGGATCCAgttgcaagaggttttatttgttaaatcaaacagatcagaggggtcaggcaggtattTGTAGTCAGGCAACATCAGGTTGGCAATAATTCACGacgtgagtgtgagggaggggagccTAAGTAGGGGATCAGTGATGAGGGAAACAATGATCAGGTGTGTGCGGGAAGAGGTAGGTGTGGCAATACTGGCTTCCACCTGGAAATCTACCTGTACGCATGGAATTAATACAGGAAGTTGTGACCTGAATTAAAGTTGTGTGCTCTTCTGATTGGATGCGGTTCCTTGTTGTGTGCTCTTCTGATTGGACACGGTTCCTTGAATAAGCTCTCGTCTGGAAGGGCTTTGGAGACTTTTGGGAAATGGGTTGCAATAaactgttgtttatttgtgacaaaatgttttttgtatttatttcccagaatactgtaaaataaatatttaagtgcAGTTTTTGTGGTTCCATATGGAATTTCTTGGGGTTGAACCGTTATGAACAGTTATGATCTGAATATGAACACCACTATTAATCCATGGCAACTGAGATTAGACACCTGATGGATTCAAGTGTGTAAGAATCGTGATCTCCATAAACTTTAACTGTACCATGTTGGGGTCAGGTCAAGAAGAACAATAGGGAAACTACAGAACATTCTGGAAGCCTCTTCTCAGCCTGCTGTACCCCTTGGGTCTTGCGCTCTGGCAGGTGGACTGGTGGGCTGTACTTTCCCAGAGTTCTGTGCTACCCCAGGTGAAGGAGGACCTCTGTTCTATTTTAAGGTCTTGCTAGTGATGTCTGCCTTGTTAGCAGGGGCGAGGGATTTATTTTGGGTTTGTGTAGAACTTGTTGTGGCGAGCTTGAGTTGTGTTTGCTTTCGTAAAGGCTTATGTGTTGATTCTGTTCCTGAATGATTTTTAAGTTGGGACATgacttctgtgttttgtgttaagCTCCAACTCCACTGTCCAACCACGTCATATTTTGTCATAAACTTGATGCTACATTTAGTGAgttttttgtggtttctttCTTTGATCCTCTAAAAGTTCTCAGAGATTTGTGGTTACTGCTTACCAATATGTTGTACATTCGTGATTACAGGTGGGCTTAAATGTTTGGTTCCAGGTAAGTCTAAAAgtactttttgttgttgctgctggccAAGCAAAATTAGCCATTTAGAAATCATAGGCGCTGAAAGGTGGGTCACAAATAACTTCAAAGCCATTTTGAAGTTGCCTTTTGTCAGTGTACTAATAACAGGTCTGTTTTTGACAGCAAAACTAATGTACATGAAAGTCATGTTCCTGCCTGTGCTCCAGGTGACGTAAGCAGTGCTTTTCTTTAGAGCTTTAACGTGGCGTTTCCCTAAATAATGGTTAAACAGGGATTCTCAGTCCTTTATCAGATGTTTCTAATGGCTGTTTGCTaccactcctcttcctcactcttcctcacTCTGGAGGTGCCCTTGAGGGTTTCTGTGGTGACTTGCTTAGCAGagtaaaaggaagaaaaatgcTTTTCGATCCGTAATTAGAGCCAACTGTGTCCAGATAGTTCCGGATAGGCCTGGTTTGTTTAGGCTTCATGCATGTAGCTTTCTgaaactgctgatctgagataaACTTTGCTTTGCTCTGGCAGAAATGTAAGTGTTTAGGAAAAGAATCTGATGCCATTGTAGAGAATTACTGCCTTCCATAGAAGATCTGTGACTAAAAACTAGAGAGCATGTGaaaagctggtgtgtgtgtgtgtgtgtgtgtgtgtgtgtgtgcacgcacgtgtgtgtgcgcgcgagtgtgtgtgagtgtgtgtgtgtgtgtgtgtgtgcgtgtgtgtgtatatgtggtcaTTGTATATTGCCTTATgaaactgctgatctgagaTACACTTTGATTAGCTCTGACAGTCATACCAAGCTTCTGCCAACCCCTCTATGTAGGAGACATCTCTATTTGCACTTGAAAGCTACACACAGCCATCTGTGAGacagcttttgtgtgtatggttgggtgtgtattctgttctgtgtttacaAACATCCTTGTGTAATGTATAGAGACTAAGGTTCCACATTCCGTTAACTTAATTGTGATGTCATTGTAATTGTGATGTCACAGTTTGCTGCATTATTGACACTTTCTTTAGAGTAATATGGATCATAACACTAGCCGCCTTTGTGTTGATTCAGATAAGAACGTGCAACACCTCATGTTAccttagaaaaacaaaagatttcTCAGAGCCTTTAAAGTAATTTCTTTTTGCTGTTCTCTCCATCTGCATGCTGGTTCTGCAGATGTACTTCAGTCCAGTGTGATGTTTTGCTTTCGCCCTCTTTTGTCCATGTTTAGTGAGCTGATAATTCTTTGGAGTGGCAACGATAAAATGAATTCAAACAGGACCAACTGTGTGAGGCCCTTAGACGAGGCCCTGGGTCCTGGGGCAGGAAACCCTGCACGTGATGAGAGGATAGGGGTTGGGAAATTGAAGATGTGGGGAGCAATCTTTGTGTCAGATGGAGAAACACTGCAGCCTTTAATCTCACGGCAGGCCTGTAGTGAGGAGCACATGGCTTTCAAGTCCCGCCGGAGAGGACGCCAGGAGACATGTGTCTCACTCACTTGATCTGTCtcttattctctcactctctctctctctcctatctttctctttccattccCATCTGCctaattttctctctgttttgctctctctttctttctctccctctctctttatctttctcttttgcaGTGTACAAAGGCAAAGcgctctctatctccctccccatcactctctcttccccccccccacgccctCCAGCAGCCTGGTTCAGTGGTCAAAGTTGAAAGATGGGTTTGTGGTTAAAAAACCCTCTAAAAGGCAGCGCTGTAATTACTGTGCTGGGTTTCTCCCTCCGTGTCTGATCTGACCTGACTCCAGCATTCCCGCCTGCCACCGGTGGACGGATGGCTCCGACACTGATCCCTTCCTCCAGATCCTGCGGTGTTTTGGCGGCTGGAGATCTGTAGAAGGTGGAGTTTGCTGGATGTAGAGGAGAGGCTGGATTAGcagaggtgtttgtgtttggagaagagcagagactaATGATGATTCATTCACGCTGCAGGATAACTGATGAGACAGAGATGGAACTCTGGTCATATGTCAATTCAGAGCAACCCAGAAAAAAAGCCTTTATAActgataaacatttaataacatgttGAATGACATTTCTGTGAGTGTTAATGTAATCAGAAAGGAAAAAGCACAAGCAAGCTGTATCACTATTGGTGAAaatggcgtgcgtgtgtgtgtgtgtgtgtgtgtgtgtgtttgtgtgtgaggtctgACTAATCCACAGTGTTCATTCATATGAAAGCAAAACAGAGTGTTCATGCAGTgaaccaaagagagagagagagagtgtgtgtgtgtgtgtgtgtgtgtgtgtgtgtgtgtgtgtgtgtgtgtgtgtgtgtgagagcccgAGCAAGCATGTGCTGACATGACTGTAGTGCCTAGGGATGGAATATTCTAGACTATTCTAGATAGTGACACAGTGGGATGTAGTCCgggtcaggctgtgtgtgttggaggcGGGGGTGTATTGTGAAGGTCCTGCTGGCATGTCCTAGTCTCCAAAGACTCAGTGTGTTCATGGCTAACCAGACCCCCCACCACCAGAGTTCCTTTCTCTATTGCGCCATTGGTCGGACGAGACTCATCCAAGCTGAATAGATTTTTCAGATTCCGTTGCCTCcaccccgcacacacacactcaaaaccaTTAAGACCTCTTTCTTTGTCTGCTCTCAATTAAGAGAATCTCAGCAGTAAACAGCACCACTcacatgctcagtgtgtgtgtgaatgtgtgtgtgtgtgtgtgtgtgtgtgtgtgtgtgtgtgtgtgtgtgtgagtgtgtgtgtgtgtgagtgtgtgtgtgtgtgtgtgtgtgtgtgtgtgtgtgtgagtgtgtgtgtgtgtgtgtgagtgtgtgtgtgagtgtgtgtgagtgtgtgtgtgtgtgtgtgtgtgtgtgtgagtgtgtgtgtgtgtgtgtgtgtgtgtcatcttcCTGGCAGTGTTCCTTTAGTCATTGTAAGATGAGTAAGTAAATTATGTGAATTGAATATAATTGTCTTTTTACGGTCACACTTACAAGACCGATTCATTCAGTCATCATATAAAGAACAGAgtcatgtgttcatgtgagCACGGTGAATCTTCCACATCGCACAAACCAAGGGAACAGTTGGCCTTAGTCAGCCACTGTttgatgaaagaaaatgtgaactaactctctctctgtctctctccgtgtgtgtgtctctctctctctctctctctctctctctctctctgtgtgtgtttctgtctctctctgtctctatctctctctgtgtctctcactctctctctgcatctctctgtctgtgtctctctttgtgtctctctgtctctctctgtgtctctatttctctgtctttgtgtctctcactctctgtatctctttctgtgtctctttttgtctctcactctgtctctctctctctctctctgtgtctctctgtctctctgtgtgtctatttctctcatctctctttgtgtctctcactctctctctctctttgtgtgtgtgtctctctctctctctctctgtgtgtttctgtctctctctgtctctatctctctctgtgtctctcactctctctctgcatctctctgtctgtgtctctctttgtgtctctctgtctctctctgtgtctctatttctctgtctgtgtctctcactctctctgtatctatctttctgtgtctctttttgtctctctctctgtctctctctctctgtgtctctctgtctctctttgtgtctctcactctgtctctctctttgtgtgtgtctctctctctctctctccgtctcagtGCCAGGTATTCTTGGCTGTTTTAAGGACAGTGGTGACCCCCCTCCCCTGGCTAACAGCTACCACACCTCCCAGAAGCTCACTGTGCAGAACTGCATCAGCTTCTGCCGCAACCAGAGGTACAAGGTGAGCAGTGCATCATGGGTATTGTAGTCCTAACATGGTATCATGGCCATTGTAATCTTTACATGGTCATGCCttgttatgtatatatatgagtactgtgttactgtattaGCACTCTCTCTGCTAAGCCCAAGAACATGAACCATTCATGCAATGGAACAACTTTATCTTGGTAGTAACAGtgcaaaatatacaacagactatcacAAAAGACAATCAAACCATCATACGACAATCAGACAATCATACGACTATCAGACAAGATAAAGGACTGAGTACCAGCACggaatacatttatatttacgtttgcagaatttagcagacacaataatccagagcgatttataaaagtgctttgtcatttcctcatagatacatcctagtatagtacagtaggtcagagtccaatataccaatgaactagaatactgtagaatacagggatcagtgctgatgcctagaagtataaaatacatataaactctataacagacaacaatcagtgtaataaacaataagtactagagttagagtcaacataggagcagtcaacatcagtgtagtaaacaataaacaaaaccctacaataagtgctactTTCATTTCGTTAATGTTGAagtagggtcagtggtcatttaaatattccatgagtCCCAGCATCGAGTCCCAGCATCGAATCCCAGCACCGAGTCCCGGGACCACCTCAACACATTCCAGCTGCGTAGCTGGAGGAGGGCAGGAAGGTATTGAGGGGCTTTCTGAGACACCCTGCCCTGGGGTGACTCACTGCCCCACTCGTGTTGGGACTTGATTCCTGTGCAGGGAGCAGACAGAGCCATTCCCAGTCTTCTCCCTTTGCCAGCGAAACCCTGCAAACACGGCTAAACTGGATCATTTGTCCTGCACGTCTTTGCTGATGGGGTGGCCCTCTCATAGTCTTGTCCCGGTCATTTTTGTTAAGAAGCATCTTTTTTTGCTTCAGCACACAAAGCGGTAGTTTTGCTTTGGCATGAGAGTGAGGATGTAATTCCTGACATCCAGGAATTAGGATGTAATtcctgacacccccccccctgccccctTTTTTATAGCTTGCAGGAATGGAGGCAGGTTATGCTTGTTTCTGTGGCAACGACCTTGACTACCATCTCCATGGCGACGCCCCTGGTTTGGAATGCAGCCATGGGTGTTTTGGAGACCAGCAGCAGCCATGTGGCGGTGACGGCCATGTCATCGTCTTCGACAGTGAGTCTGAGTACACTGATGTCTGTTGTTCCAACATGGTGTCTTACTGAGCACCTCTAATCCTGAGCTACAGAACGGATAGTTCTAGTGTAGTTTAACACGCATTCTAAGACTCAAGCATGAACATTACTTTGTCTGTACTTGGAACACAAATGTTCTCTCAAAACAAGATCTTAGCAGAATTTAAAAGTGTTGTGTTCTACaacaaaagacattttgtttGCTCAGTTACTCTGGTCACCTTtcaaacataaattaattatcTGTCCTGTGATTCTTATAGCATGTAAGTGAACTGCATGCATGTCTCCCTCTCTAGCTAAAGTGGGTTCATGTGGTGGAAACTACACTTCTCCATCAGGTGTGATTTACTCTCCTGACTTCCCAGACAAGTACTCCCCCGGGCGTGTCTGTTACTGGACCATCCAGGTACAAACTCCTGTTCCATGATTTTGTCTGGCacccaaagtgacttacaattatgactgagtacaatgcaagcaattgagggttaagggtcttgttcaggggcccaacaggggaAACTTGATGGCAGTGGGgcatgaactggcaaccttctgattactactcTAGTACCTTcaccaatgagctaccactgcccacttcAGTTCCTCATCTGTCCCACATGCCGATTGGCATTATGACATCACCAGTTGCTccactgtgatgtcactggtgATTCCGTCCTGCTCATCCAGGTTCCAGGTGCTTCGGTCCTCCTCTTCACCTTCACCTTCTTCAACATCATGGACCAGGCAGATATGGTGGAGCTCCTGGATGGATACACCAATCAGGTGGTGGCTAGATTCGATGGACGGAACCCCCCACAGGAAGCGGTCAACATTACCGTCGACTTTGTGATTCTCTACTTCTACTCTGACAGGACAAACCAGGCTCAGGGCTTCTCAATGATTTATCATGGTGAGGTTTGCCATATTTCATGGGTTTTTGTTAAGCCTAGTTATCACAGAGTGATCAGAGTGATCAGAATGTCCACAGAGTAGTGTATTACTAGACCAGAAGATTCTGGACATCAGCGTATTTTCGACAGTGGATGTATTTTAATATGCAAAAGCTGAAGTTCTTTCATCTTCGCCTGTGGTTTAACACGTAGAAGGCGGAGCGTGCTGGTGTCATGGCGGTGGTCATGGTTACAAGGCCGTCAGAGAGGAGCTTAGTGGAACGTCCCATCGCCCTTCCCTGTGTCCATGGTGTGCTTCATAAAGACAGAGCTGTCTGCAGCTTTCGTGTCTCCCACCAAGACACACCTGCAGATGGAGGTGAAGGACAGGAGACGTACAATGGAATAGgcaaggagagaaagagagagagagggagggagggagggagaggaagagagagagagaaggaaggagagagagatagagagggaaaATCGAAGAGTTCACTCAATTTGAAGAATAATTGTGTGGTGGTACATGATGTCCCTGGAACTGTGTTTGGGTGCCAAACATCAGAATGTAAAAGTGGAGACTGAAAATGCAGCACCTGCCTGGAGGACTGCCTGTGAAATATGCACGTCACCCTGCGCCATTTCAAGAAATTCCTTGTGTTTGAATATTGGAAGAATAGCACttcataaatatttgatttttgtttaacaTATGCATGAGGCTTGTCAAGCCTCTACAGCTGAGTCAGAGACACCAGCTTTCTGGAAGATGTATTATCAGAAATGAAATTATAAATCAAATTGATCATAATTGACCTTATTATTGATTCATTTTTTGATTCATTGTATCCTTTAATtcacaactttaaaaaaaaaacaactatatcAGCAAcagttattttgttaaaattcacTGAATTTCACAATTGCTGTATTGTCCTACATAAATTATTAAGGaaacattttatatgaaaatTTGTCTCTTTTGATCTTGTGTATTTCGATACAAACAGTCAAACCCATTCTAGCTTTGCTTGTGTGCTGACATTCAGAACAAACCTTATGTCAGATATGTCACACCTGCACTGTTTCTCTGGTGAACTTGCAAAAACCTGGGCGGCAGGTCATGGGCAGGTCACGGGCAGACGTGCCATGCGGTTTTGCCCTCTGGGTTTAGTTGATGTATTTTGACAGAGGGAAATGATGTCCCTGAGAAACAAGTGGTGTTCACACCCTCCGTCACAGGTTCTCCACCATTCAGGCATTCGGAGCGCACGGCACGTCTATAGTCCATGTATTATTCCAATAATGAGTAAGAGAAATAACATTGGAATATCAATATTTGAATAATATCGGCATATTAAGATTCATGTTATTATTTGAAACCAAGACATAATATATAAGAAATTCTAACTAAAGCTGATTTTTATGGAATCTATATTACCTGtgcttatgtttattttatttacccACTCTGTTATGTTTTTGgttatattttctatttctcCAGTCAGGGCCGTTAAGCTGTTCATCTTCCTCCTAGCTTTCAGAGACCCAAGCAGCAGAGCcattgaggaggaggaggaaatcGACGAAGAGAATGCCAGCACAGTGGTGCCCCGATCTGGCAGTACCACGGAGAAATCCCACGGAGGTCCAAACGAGAAGACGTCCGAGATCTTATACGTGATCACGTCCAGTCCCGGAAAACCGGAGCACGACATGCCAGGTATGTCGTTGTGTGTTCCAGGGTCCAGGGAATACGGTGCTGTTTGCATGCTGACTTCAGCTCCCTCTGTTGGGCATTGCTGTCATTCTTTGATTCCTCTGATGTTTGATATAGAACCGAGTCTGAGTCTATAGCCGAGTCTGAGTCTATAGCCGAGTCTGAGTCTATTAGACCCGAGTCACCCCAGTTCCTCCTGTTCCGTTTGGAGTTACagttatgtgctgtcctttggACTTATACCAAACCTAACCCACGATTACCTTAGCCTACTCGTTCTGGGATTGATTAACGTAGCCTACTCAGGGGTTGATTAGCCTACTCATTCTGGGATTGATTAATGTAGCCTACTCAGCGGTTGATTACCTTAGCCTACTCGTTCTGGGATTGATTAACGTAGCCTACTCGGGTTGATTACATTAGCTGATTTCCTTACCTCACCTCACTGCTTAGTTGACCTTATGTCTCGTGTGCACTGGGTTCAGATATGCTGGACAGACATGTCTCTGTACGTTGCAGTGATCTCGAGACTCGAGTGGTAGTTCTATACGTAATGTATcttccatgttttacagtgtggACCATCTACGTCCTGGCCGCCCTGCTAAGCCTAACTGTGATTGCTATGGTTGCTAAGCTACTTCTGCATGTCACTGTAAAGTACGTATATCACATCTTACACATTAACATGGATTCACACTCCAACTTCTCCATCTTTAGTTTTTTTGGCATCCTGACtggccatgtcattatttacACCAACCTTATATGCGTGTTGTATGACACACAATGGCTTGGATCCTACCGGACTCAATGCACAGTGTGTCAACATGGGTCAGACTCAGACCACAGAACCTGTACTCAATGGGTAATTATACTGGTGGAAAACAGtgattaaaatataacataatattttGCATAAAGACAATAATACAGTGCAAAAAAGACCCCCTCCGATAATATGTTGGTGTGGGTTTAGCAAACACAGTTGTGTGTATCTGCTTGTTTCGGTATCCTCGCTGCTCTAAGAGGTTTGTCTGCCATCACTAATAGAAGTGATGCATGGCGGTGTGTAAGCTGGGTAGATGCTGAGACCCTGGTAAACAGCTGCAGGTGTGCAGAGATCGTAGCTTCCTGCTGAAGGATGTTCCTTAATGCTGCATCTGTTAGCTGGAACACATTTACCGTCACTGCTTTACAGAATGTTCCTGGCATGTTTTAcatggcctctctctctcttccccctgctctccctctctctctctccctctctctctctctctctctctcttccccctgctctctctctctccctctctctctctctctcttccccctgctctccctctctctctctctctcttccccctgctctctctctctctctctctctctcttccccctgctctctctctctctctctccctctctttctctctttcctttgcCTTCTCCACCCCTTTTccatctcttcttttttctttcctctgaatttattttctttttcacctgtgcctgcacctttttctttccttgtgtctttctcactccttctctgCTTTCACTCCTCACGTCCGCGTGTCTCCTAACGCTCTTCTTCTCCTGGTGTATCAGATCTCCCACCATGTCGTCCATAAGTGGCACCGAGGCGTGTTCGCAGAGCGCTGTGTCAGAGCCCTGGATCATCTTATACAGACCTTCCACCATATCGCTCTTCAAGAAGAAACTGAAGAACCATCACGGAGATCTCAGCCCACTGGTGGGAAAGTAATGGATCCTCTACCCTCACACTGCTGTGGGCCTgtatggaacacacacactctcacacacacacacatgcactcaaccctgcacccccccccccccccccccccacacacacacacacacatgcacgcacaatctccacacacgcacacacacacacacacacaaacacacacacacactctgctgagGAACTACAGAGAAGGCACTCACCCAGTTAATGACTGATTGCCAGGGACTGGCACAGGGTCCAGCCAATGAGGTTGAGCACTTGGTGAGGAACTGgaccaaaatgttttaaactggACCACAAGAGCTGGATCTCATTGGACAATGAAATAACTTTCAGTTCACATCTCATCCAATCATGTCTGATCTAATGAGGGGGCTTCCAAAGTCTGATTGGTGATGGCATGTTAGGAGCGATGGTTCCCACCACTACACTGTAACCATGACGAAGCATCACTCAACTGTCCAGATGATTATCGGGCAATGGGGAGGCCCAGCGATTTCTTCAGGTTCTTTTTGCAATTGCTGACATTTGAAGGCCGATTCCTGATAACAATCTGTGTTGAAGAAAGAGGGTCCTTGTCTGGAACACACTGTAACGTGAATCGGCTCACATAACCACCTTAAAGCCATCGCAGACAATCAGCCTTTCTGGGAGACAGAAACACGATTCTGTTTCAGCCCCTTTTTTGCCTTCCTTATGTAGGTCATCTCTGAGTGAACAGAATGACCCCGTCTCCTGAGGTGAACACACATGACCCTAAGGTGTACTGGCAAACAAAGGTCGTGCAGCTGGACCTGGTGAGACAGATTCTGACGTAGGCGCGATTAGCGGTGAAACACCAAATAATACAGCTACAAACAAAACCCAGGAGTGCTACAGCCTGGATGATGGTCAGAACATTAGGGATCTCCTGGACCTCTCTAaacattttttggttttattttatttgggttTGGATTATTGTGATCTTATTGTGTCTGGTGTCTGTAAGTGCCTTAAGggttggaaaatgtttttgtttattttttttgggagggggggcgGCTTCAATGCCACAATTCCTAGATGAGTAGAGTTTAGAAATGAGGTTGGATGAACgttttagtctttttttccccatattaGCGTTGAGGTTAATCCAGCTGTGCTCTTGAGCGTCCTGAATGCATCACACAGGCCCTGCCATAAGTTTTAGACAGCGAGCAGCTTCTGTCTAGGAaccaacacaaacatcacagcacTTCCGTTCCATCTCCATGCCACAAATGCGGCAAAATATTCCTCCGAAACAATTTGCTCTTTCTCCCGTGCCTCCTCTTCCAGGGTTCCGGGAGTCCTCGACCATGAAACAGTCATTTCCGTTGTTCTGCTGTGGAGAGCGGTATCTCGTACAgaagggtcagggtcagggtcagagtcAGGGTCAGGGTAGGGCAGCCTGTAATGGCACGGGTCACTGCCCCCTCTGGACTGTTCACTGATCTTAGAGCTTCCATCCTGAAGTGGGTGTAGCAACTTGCAGTGGCGTGTTCGTAAACTCAAGATGTGCAAAAGTGTCTACGCCGTCGTCAACATGATGAGCCGCTTTAATGAGTGTTGGTTGTGCATGGACCCACAAAAATAATTGTTGTCAGATGTCAATATTTCAGTGCACTTACTTCAGATTGTCCCAATATAGTACTTAAGTGTGTCCAGATGTGTCTACACGTGATAATTAAGAATGAGTCT is a window from the Electrophorus electricus isolate fEleEle1 chromosome 9, fEleEle1.pri, whole genome shotgun sequence genome containing:
- the kremen1 gene encoding kremen protein 1, producing the protein MDSVTVAALLLAACVTASSWSQSDTECYTVNGEDYRGHQKETSLQDGKPCLFWNETFQHPYNTQKYPNGEGGLGSHNYCRNPDGDVRPWCYIADQEDGIYWKFCEIPTCQMPGILGCFKDSGDPPPLANSYHTSQKLTVQNCISFCRNQRYKLAGMEAGYACFCGNDLDYHLHGDAPGLECSHGCFGDQQQPCGGDGHVIVFDTKVGSCGGNYTSPSGVIYSPDFPDKYSPGRVCYWTIQVPGASVLLFTFTFFNIMDQADMVELLDGYTNQVVARFDGRNPPQEAVNITVDFVILYFYSDRTNQAQGFSMIYHAFRDPSSRAIEEEEEIDEENASTVVPRSGSTTEKSHGGPNEKTSEILYVITSSPGKPEHDMPVWTIYVLAALLSLTVIAMVAKLLLHVTVKSPTMSSISGTEACSQSAVSEPWIILYRPSTISLFKKKLKNHHGDLSPLVGK